The Stratiformator vulcanicus genome has a segment encoding these proteins:
- a CDS encoding CDP-alcohol phosphatidyltransferase family protein encodes MIDSPAGRRPLKTRDWRFFQRLAAWLATTPITPNIISATSIFFGLAAGTLLAFTPHVGDDIIVKVIWLTAAACLQARLIANLLDGMVAIEGGKASAIGELFNEVPDRVSDSAIFIGAGYAIGSVPEFGLLAALVAIFVAYVRAIGASVGVGQVFLGPMAKQQRMAVLTLALVLCGLLPASWQPVHSPSGIGIIGVVLIAVAAGGVVTAIRRLMRIANLMRARATDGAATDV; translated from the coding sequence ATGATCGACTCCCCCGCGGGCCGCCGCCCGCTCAAGACCCGAGACTGGCGATTCTTCCAGCGCCTCGCCGCATGGCTGGCAACGACGCCGATTACACCCAACATCATCTCGGCCACCAGCATTTTCTTTGGATTGGCAGCCGGCACCTTGCTCGCATTTACTCCCCATGTCGGCGATGACATCATCGTGAAGGTGATTTGGCTGACCGCAGCGGCTTGCCTGCAGGCGCGATTAATTGCCAACCTGCTTGACGGAATGGTCGCGATTGAGGGTGGCAAGGCGTCGGCTATCGGAGAACTATTTAATGAAGTGCCCGATCGCGTTTCCGACAGTGCGATCTTTATCGGCGCCGGCTACGCCATCGGCAGCGTACCGGAGTTTGGGCTTCTTGCCGCTCTCGTCGCGATCTTTGTCGCCTATGTGCGTGCAATCGGAGCGAGCGTCGGAGTCGGGCAAGTATTTCTCGGCCCAATGGCCAAACAGCAAAGAATGGCCGTCCTCACGCTGGCTTTGGTTTTATGCGGATTGCTGCCAGCCAGTTGGCAACCGGTCCATTCACCATCCGGAATCGGGATCATCGGGGTGGTCCTCATCGCAGTTGCCGCCGGCGGCGTTGTGACGGCGATTCGACGCTTAATGCGAATCGCGAACCTGATGCGGGCGAGAGCGACTGATGGAGCCGCAACCGATGTCTGA
- a CDS encoding lysophospholipid acyltransferase family protein has translation MINNTLRYIFFLCIVRPVVLLLIGVNVRNIERLPGAGPALLVANHNSHLDTMVLISLFGMKRLHLVRPVAAADHFLRNAWLTWFSKSIIGIIPIERTIKSAHRDPLKGVDESLGRDEIVILFPEGSRGEPEVRETFKTGVAHIARRHPDVPLTPVFLHGLGRALPKGEGVLVPFFCDCFIGKQVPWDPDRDAFMHDLERSIEKLSHAAHRPDWEKYEENY, from the coding sequence ATGATTAACAATACGCTAAGGTATATCTTCTTTCTGTGCATCGTCCGCCCTGTCGTTCTACTTTTAATCGGCGTGAACGTGCGGAACATCGAACGGCTTCCCGGCGCCGGGCCAGCACTGCTTGTTGCGAATCACAACAGCCATCTCGACACGATGGTTCTAATTTCACTGTTCGGGATGAAACGACTGCATTTGGTGCGTCCGGTCGCAGCCGCCGATCACTTTTTGCGGAATGCCTGGTTGACATGGTTTTCGAAGAGCATTATCGGCATTATCCCGATCGAACGCACAATTAAGAGCGCCCACCGCGACCCCTTGAAAGGTGTCGACGAATCGCTCGGCCGGGACGAAATCGTGATCTTGTTCCCGGAAGGCAGCCGCGGAGAGCCTGAAGTCCGGGAGACGTTTAAAACCGGTGTCGCCCACATCGCCAGACGACATCCTGACGTACCGCTCACACCGGTTTTTCTTCACGGATTGGGACGAGCTCTACCGAAGGGCGAAGGCGTCCTCGTGCCATTCTTTTGCGACTGCTTCATAGGCAAGCAGGTGCCTTGGGACCCGGACCGCGACGCCTTTATGCACGACCTCGAACGCTCTATCGAAAAACTATCCCACGCGGCGCACCGCCCTGACTGGGAGAAATACGAGGAGAATTATTAG
- the dusB gene encoding tRNA dihydrouridine synthase DusB, translated as MSDIHTKYSEDLAPSRLNDLSEVPYPTGPVHYGPLELPTRYHLSPLAGYTNLPFRRIVRELGGVGLGTTDLVNARGLLEGSNKTWELIETCPEDRPFAVQIFGNDPARMAEAAQLLESRGVDSIDINMGCPVDRITKVGAGSKLMCDDPNSTVNLVRTVVEAVQIPVTVKMRLGWDSKQLTAPKFAREFEQVGVAAVAIHGRTRAQGFSGEVDRTGIQKVVEAVECIPVVGNGDIRNVEDALAMFRETGCDIVSMGRGALANPWIFRQLVEWETTGTYSPAGTFDDRLGLLRKQLGYLMERFEPEKAIVRFRKMAHWYLKSMRVRAPHRHQYQVAKTLKEVEAALAAISTAGPVGGTRNGLLPDMHVPVPSGPVERW; from the coding sequence ATGTCCGATATTCATACTAAGTACAGCGAAGACTTGGCCCCGAGCAGACTGAATGATTTGTCCGAAGTTCCCTACCCCACCGGCCCTGTCCACTACGGCCCGCTCGAACTCCCCACGCGCTATCACCTCTCCCCCCTCGCGGGCTACACGAACCTCCCGTTCCGACGGATCGTCCGCGAACTCGGCGGCGTGGGCCTCGGCACGACCGACCTCGTCAACGCCCGCGGCCTCTTGGAAGGCAGCAATAAAACTTGGGAGTTGATCGAAACCTGCCCCGAGGACCGGCCCTTTGCCGTGCAGATCTTCGGCAACGACCCCGCCCGCATGGCCGAAGCCGCGCAGCTCCTTGAAAGCCGCGGCGTCGACTCGATCGACATTAATATGGGCTGCCCCGTCGACCGCATCACCAAGGTCGGGGCCGGGTCGAAATTAATGTGTGATGATCCGAATTCAACAGTGAACCTCGTCCGCACCGTAGTTGAAGCCGTTCAGATTCCCGTCACCGTCAAGATGCGGCTCGGCTGGGATTCAAAGCAACTCACCGCCCCCAAGTTCGCCCGTGAGTTCGAACAGGTCGGCGTCGCCGCCGTCGCGATCCATGGCCGCACCCGCGCTCAAGGCTTCTCCGGCGAGGTCGACCGCACCGGCATACAAAAGGTAGTAGAAGCGGTCGAGTGCATCCCCGTCGTGGGCAACGGCGATATTAGGAATGTTGAGGATGCACTCGCGATGTTCCGCGAGACCGGTTGCGACATCGTCTCGATGGGACGCGGCGCCCTGGCCAACCCGTGGATCTTCCGGCAACTCGTCGAGTGGGAGACGACCGGCACTTACTCCCCCGCCGGCACCTTCGACGACCGCCTCGGGCTTTTAAGAAAACAGCTCGGCTATTTAATGGAGCGGTTCGAGCCGGAGAAAGCGATCGTCCGCTTCCGCAAGATGGCCCACTGGTATTTAAAGTCGATGCGCGTCCGCGCCCCGCACCGCCATCAGTATCAAGTCGCCAAAACCCTCAAAGAAGTCGAAGCCGCCCTCGCCGCCATCAGCACCGCAGGCCCCGTCGGCGGCACACGGAACGGCTTACTGCCCGACATGCACGTGCCGGTACCGTCCGGGCCGGTGGAGCGGTGGTGA
- a CDS encoding alpha/beta hydrolase — MQKSQPFLLAACFALLATATGNGEDAPRSVREYKVHQGLRYPTAEPRLKLDLYVPLDAAEPMPCVVVIQGGGFKPQTGQRFRPMAEHLAEHGFAAALISYRGRPKHTYRETMADVEAAVRFIREISDEYGIDPDRIGAMGRSAGATLAVLLAVTPEKNEGRQAGNDEPYPARIQAAVGIAGVYDFVGRFVDREQIAIQPNLDTKLVTNGEWIGSTYAPTDKDWLRASAINHVDAEDPPILLLHSKNDRTVPWQQSQRMHAELAKAGGSAELEISDNGGHSGPRNSKTKMVAFFEKMLGERGSSPAPVE, encoded by the coding sequence ATGCAAAAATCACAGCCTTTTCTACTCGCGGCATGTTTTGCCCTGCTCGCAACTGCGACCGGAAACGGCGAAGACGCTCCGCGGTCTGTTCGCGAATACAAGGTGCATCAGGGGTTGAGGTATCCCACGGCGGAGCCGAGGCTCAAGCTCGACCTGTACGTCCCGCTCGACGCGGCTGAGCCGATGCCCTGCGTCGTTGTGATTCAAGGCGGAGGGTTCAAGCCGCAGACCGGCCAGCGATTTCGTCCCATGGCCGAACACCTCGCAGAGCACGGGTTTGCCGCGGCACTGATCTCTTATCGGGGCCGACCGAAGCACACCTATCGGGAGACCATGGCCGATGTCGAAGCCGCTGTTCGCTTCATCCGCGAGATCAGCGACGAATACGGCATCGACCCCGATCGAATCGGAGCGATGGGACGATCCGCGGGCGCGACGCTGGCGGTACTCTTAGCCGTCACGCCTGAGAAGAACGAAGGTCGACAGGCGGGCAACGACGAACCGTATCCAGCACGCATTCAAGCGGCCGTCGGCATCGCGGGCGTCTACGATTTCGTCGGCCGGTTCGTCGACCGGGAGCAGATCGCGATTCAGCCCAACCTCGACACCAAACTCGTCACGAACGGGGAATGGATCGGCTCCACCTACGCGCCGACGGACAAGGACTGGCTGAGGGCATCGGCGATCAATCATGTCGACGCCGAGGACCCGCCGATTCTGCTGCTGCACAGCAAGAACGATCGCACCGTCCCGTGGCAGCAGTCGCAGAGAATGCACGCGGAACTGGCAAAAGCCGGTGGTTCTGCTGAACTTGAAATCAGCGACAACGGCGGACACTCCGGCCCTCGAAATTCGAAGACCAAGATGGTCGCGTTCTTCGAAAAGATGCTCGGCGAACGCGGCAGTTCGCCGGCACCTGTGGAGTGA
- a CDS encoding phosphatidate cytidylyltransferase yields MSDQIPPQVYYTLGGIFATLAVASLITWGVRRGRPDSNVKEVSQRVRTWWVIVGLFGIALVLGHTASVLFFALVSFLAFKEFLTLIPTRRADHRVLFLAYLSIPFQYYWVYSEFYGMFIVFIPVYLFMLIPTRMVIVGETSGFLRASGTLHWGLMTTVFSVSHAAFLLALVPSEQARVTAAWPDGSEAQLAGPALLLLLVFLTQFNDIAQFCWGKLLGKRKIVPTVSPGKTVAGLIGGVASTVVLAAVIGPYLTILDLPRALIAGLIIGLGGFAGDVSISALKRDLGVKDSGSILPGHGGILDRIDSLTFTAPLFFHYMYYLYA; encoded by the coding sequence ATGTCTGATCAAATCCCGCCACAGGTCTATTACACGCTCGGTGGAATATTCGCGACGCTCGCCGTTGCCTCCTTAATTACTTGGGGAGTGCGCCGTGGACGACCAGACTCGAATGTGAAAGAGGTGTCCCAACGGGTCCGCACATGGTGGGTGATCGTAGGACTATTTGGCATCGCATTAGTCCTCGGGCACACAGCCTCGGTCCTATTCTTTGCGCTCGTCAGCTTCCTTGCTTTCAAAGAGTTTTTGACTCTTATTCCCACTCGTCGAGCTGACCATCGCGTCTTATTCCTCGCTTATCTTTCAATTCCGTTTCAGTATTATTGGGTCTACTCGGAGTTTTATGGGATGTTTATCGTCTTCATCCCCGTCTACCTCTTCATGCTGATCCCGACCCGAATGGTGATTGTCGGTGAGACAAGCGGCTTTCTCAGGGCGTCTGGAACCCTCCACTGGGGTTTAATGACGACCGTCTTCAGCGTATCGCACGCCGCGTTTCTGCTGGCCCTTGTGCCGTCCGAACAGGCACGCGTCACGGCGGCGTGGCCCGACGGTTCCGAGGCACAACTGGCGGGACCGGCCCTGTTGCTGCTGCTCGTGTTCCTGACGCAATTCAATGACATCGCACAGTTTTGCTGGGGCAAACTGCTCGGGAAGCGTAAGATTGTTCCGACCGTCAGCCCCGGCAAGACCGTCGCCGGATTGATCGGCGGTGTCGCTTCGACCGTCGTTTTGGCAGCGGTGATCGGCCCGTATCTGACGATTCTCGATTTGCCCCGCGCGCTGATCGCAGGGCTGATCATCGGCCTCGGCGGGTTCGCCGGGGACGTGTCCATCTCCGCATTAAAGCGTGACCTCGGCGTAAAGGACTCGGGGTCGATCCTGCCCGGCCACGGCGGGATACTCGACCGAATCGACAGCCTCACTTTCACCGCCCCGCTCTTCTTTCATTACATGTATTATCTGTATGCCTAA
- a CDS encoding SDR family oxidoreductase — protein MKIAVTAASGHLGREVIKATARLARNDEIIGLARTPEKAQSLGIEIRPGDYDSPRELENSLQGVNTLLLVSGMASPEQRIKQHRNVIDAAKRTGVSKIVYTSVQGAEEDTGFSPVVQSNRQTEEDVRNCGLQWALGRNGIYIEPDVEYVETYKQRGEIVNCAGDGLCGYTTRPELAHAYARMLTDSQHDGKIYNLHGAPMTQQQLADYLNEAFGLNLQYRAISVADFREQRVAELGEFIGNVIAGIYEGIRHGAANNDSHFAEAAGRAHQSWPSYFDGLTQHSF, from the coding sequence ATGAAAATTGCCGTCACGGCCGCGAGCGGTCACCTTGGCCGGGAAGTCATTAAAGCCACAGCAAGGCTTGCTCGAAACGACGAGATCATCGGCCTCGCCCGAACCCCTGAAAAAGCTCAATCACTTGGAATTGAAATCCGACCCGGCGACTACGACTCGCCGCGCGAACTCGAAAATTCGTTGCAAGGGGTCAATACCCTGCTGCTCGTCTCCGGCATGGCTTCCCCCGAACAGAGAATTAAACAACACCGCAACGTGATCGATGCCGCCAAACGGACCGGGGTGAGCAAAATCGTCTACACCAGTGTGCAAGGCGCCGAAGAAGACACGGGTTTCTCGCCTGTCGTCCAAAGTAATCGCCAGACGGAAGAAGATGTTCGCAACTGCGGATTGCAATGGGCCCTCGGCCGCAACGGCATCTATATCGAGCCGGATGTCGAGTACGTCGAGACGTACAAACAACGCGGCGAGATCGTAAACTGTGCCGGCGACGGCCTGTGCGGCTACACGACACGCCCGGAACTTGCTCACGCTTACGCCCGAATGCTGACGGACTCACAGCACGACGGGAAAATCTATAATCTTCACGGCGCGCCCATGACCCAGCAACAATTGGCGGACTACCTCAACGAAGCCTTCGGCCTTAATTTACAATATCGGGCGATATCGGTCGCAGACTTTCGCGAGCAACGTGTCGCAGAACTCGGCGAGTTCATCGGCAATGTGATCGCGGGAATCTATGAAGGCATTCGCCACGGTGCGGCGAACAACGACAGTCATTTCGCCGAGGCAGCAGGCCGGGCGCATCAGAGTTGGCCATCTTACTTCGATGGACTCACACAACATTCATTTTGA